A genomic segment from Coccinella septempunctata chromosome 3, icCocSept1.1, whole genome shotgun sequence encodes:
- the LOC123310128 gene encoding uncharacterized protein LOC123310128: MSEVDHIFLEVEVGNELLCPVKTNLSLEISKMSCWETFILPTKIALSTVEKLEYCQEDDLQKLVVIENLMKQNESVQRRVEDIRYYASTESKNIIDSNEKLAILTKKLNNARIIKQILENTARGTKSKKSSDMEIAKLCGINRMKRNNRYCKFKQPLSPLAVHANTHLHRGIKRKRNE, from the exons ATGAGTGAAGTTGATCATATTTTTCTTGAAGTTGAAGTTGGAAATGAACTTTTGTGTCCTGTGAAAACAAATTTG TCtttggaaatttcgaaaatgtctTGCTGGGAAACATTCATCCTACCAACGAAGATAGCACTGTCCACCGTTGAAAAACTTGAGTACTGCCAAGAGGACGACCTTCAAAAATTGGTGGTGATAGAAAACCTAATGAAACAAAATGAGAGTGTCCAGAGACGTGTAGAAGACATCAGATATTATGCCAGTACTGAATCGAAAAACATCATCGATTCAAACGAAAAATTGGCGATtctaacaaaaaaattgaataatgcccGAATTATAAagcaaattttggaaaataccGCCCGGGGGACCAAAAGTAAAAAATCATCGGACATGGAAATCGCGAAGTTATGTGGAATCAACAGAATGAAAAGGAATAACAGATATTGCAAATTCAAACAACCTCTATCACCCCTTGCCGTTCACGCAAATACACATTTGCACCGcggaatcaagagaaaaagaaATGAATAG